From the genome of Amycolatopsis granulosa:
GGTGGTGAGCAGCAGGTGGTGCCGCGTCCAGTCCCAGGACTCCAGCGACGTCCGCCCGTCCGGTTCGAACAGGACGGTGAGCTCGCGTTCCCCGGCGAGGTAGGCGTCGAAGTTCGCGGCGAGCAGGGTGCCCGGCGCGTACTCCCGGCCGCCGACGGTCCACGCGGTGCGCGTGCGGATCAGCAACCACTCCCGGTGGCTGGTGGTCTGCGCGTCCTCGGGCACGTCGAGCTTCACCAGTCCGCCCGGCGTGCGGAGGAACTTCTCCGTGCGGTAGAAGTCGATGGCGCGGCCGACGAAGTCGCGCTCGAACCCCGGCGTCGGATCGTGGTAGGCGAACACCGCCACGTCGTCCGGCTTGCCTTCGAAGACCGTGACGGCCTCGGACAGCGGGGTGCCCCGCCGCCACTCCTTCATGACCCGCGGATAACCCGAGGCGGTCATCGACCCGGGGCCGAAGTCGGTGCCGACGTAGATCAGGTCCTCGTCGATCCAGCCGACCCGGCTCTTGGCCTCGGGCAGTTCGAAGCCGCCCACGACGAATTCACGCGACTCCAGGTCGAACTCGCGCACCACCGCCGCGTCCGCGCCACCGCGGGACAGCTCGGCCAGACCGCGGCGGTACGACGGCCGCAGCACCGCCGCGCCCTGCCACACCCAGTTCTCGCCCTCGGCCTCGGCGAGCGCGTCCACGTCGAGCAGGACCTCCCACTCGGGACGATCGCTGCGGTAGGAGCCGAGCGTGGTCCGCCGCCACAAACCGCGCGGGTGCGCCGCGTCCTGCCAGAAGTTGTAGAAGTACTCACCGCGCCGGCGGATGTAGGGGATCCGGTCGTCGGCGTCGAGCACCTCGCGGGCCTCGGCGCGCAGCTGCCCGAACCGCGTGCCCGGCGTGAGCTCGGCGACCGATTCGGCGTTGCGCTGCCGAACCCAGTCGAGCGCCTGCTCCCCGGTCACGTCCTCGAGCCAGAGGTACGGGTCTTCGTCAGCCATGTCCCCATCCTGCCAGGTGGGGACGGTTTTCAACGCCAGGCGGGGTCCCGGCCGGTCAGCGCGAGGAAGCGGTCGAGCTCGCCCGCGCCGGGGCCGACCTCCACCACGGGCGCGAAGACGTCGTCGTCCGGGCGCGGCCGGGCGCGCATCCGCTCGGCGAACAGCAGCGCGACGTGCACGGCCTCGGCGTCCGGCTCATAGGGGACGTCGAAGGTCCGGGCGAGGTCCCAGCCGTGGGCGACGGAGTCGACCAGGTGCATGGTGAGCGCCACGGAGCCGGGGAAGGTGCCGAACTCGCGCACGGTCACCTCGCGGGTGAGCACGGCGTCGTCCGCCGCGGCGTCGAGGAAGGCGTCCACGGACTCGCGGTAGTCGTGGTAGGGGTCGGTGCCGAGCGAACCGATGTGCCAGTCCGGTGCCGCGCCCTCGCGCAGCGCCACGGCGAAACCCCGGTTCTCCTGGATCTGGTGGGTGAGCAGGTCGCCCAGCGTCCAGCCGGCACACGGGGTGCGCAGGCCGAGATCGCGGACGCCGGAGACGATCTTGTCCATCGTCGCGAGAACCCGGCGGTCGAGGTCACGGATGTCCATGCACCGAACCTACGAGCATCAGTGGCCCCGCCGAAGGGCCAAAACCAGGTGTTTCGAAGTGGGCCAATTAGGCTCGGGGGATGGACATCCAGATCGAGCTCGGGCCCGGCCGGGGCCGGCGGGATGCCATCTACCGCCAGATCCGCGACGCGATCCTCGACGGGCGGCTGCGTGCCGGGGACACGCTCCCGCCGACCCGTGAGCTGGCTCAGCGCCTCGCGGTCTCGCGCACCACGGTCAGCGCCGCCTACGACCGGCTGATCGCGGAAGGGTTCCTGGAGTCCCGGGCGGGATCGGGCACCTTCGTCGGCGCGGGCGCGCGGCGGGACGTGCGCCCGACCGGTGGTGCCCCGGCGTCCCTGACCCCGGTCGCGGTGTGGGACGACGTGCCCGGGCCGCCGCACCGGTTCCGCGAACAGCCGGAGTTCGACTTCCGCACCGGCGCCCCCGACGTGGCCTTGTTCCCGTTCGACACCTGGCGCCGGCTGGTGAGCCAGCAGTTGCGCCGGTCGCGCCGCGACGTGCTGACCTACGGTGATCCGGAGGGGCATCCCGGGCTGCGGGAGGCGATCGCCCGGCACATCGGCGTGTCCAGGGCGGTGCGGGTCACCCCCGACGACGTCCTGGTCACCAACGGCTCGCAGCAGGCGGTGGACCTCGCGGCGCGCGTGCTGATCGAGCCCGGCGCGCGGGTCGCGGTCGAGGACCCCGGCTACCCGCCGCCGCGGCAGCTGTTCACCACCCTCGGTGCCCGGCCGGTCGGCGTGCCGGTCGACGAGGAGGGCATCGTGGTCGACGACATCCCGGCCGACTGCCGGCTGGTGTACGTGACGCCGTCGCACCAGTACCCGCTCGGCGTGCCGATGTCGATGGCGCGGCGCGTGGCGCTGATCGAGTGGGCGCGCCGGCACGACGCCGCGATCCTGGAGGACGATTACGACACCGAGTTCCGCTACACCGGCCGGCCGCTGGAGCCGTTGCGCAACCTCGATCCCAGTGGCCGCGTGCTCTACATCGGATCGTTTTCGAAGGTCCTGCTGCCCGGTCTGCGCCTGGGTTTTCTCGTCGCCCCGCCGGGGCTGCGTCCCGCGCTGGGGAAGGCGAAGTACCTGACCGACTGGCATTCCGCGAGCGTCACGCAGGCGGCGCTGGCGGAGTTCATGGACAGCGGTGAGTTCGCGCGGCACCTCCGCCGCACCCGGCGCGAGTACGCCGCCCGGCGGGAGGTGGTGTGCCGGGTCGTCGAGCGGGACTTTCCGTGGCTGCGGCTGATCCCGTCGTCGGCCGGCTTGCACGTGAGTGCGGTCAGCTCCAAGCCCGTACGTCCGGTGGTGCGAGCCGCACGGCAAGCCGGGGTGCGGATCTCCACGCTGGGCGACTTCACGACGGTGCCGGATGCCCTGGACGGGCTGGTGTTCGGCTTCGGCGCCATTCCGCGGG
Proteins encoded in this window:
- a CDS encoding TIGR03086 family metal-binding protein, yielding MDIRDLDRRVLATMDKIVSGVRDLGLRTPCAGWTLGDLLTHQIQENRGFAVALREGAAPDWHIGSLGTDPYHDYRESVDAFLDAAADDAVLTREVTVREFGTFPGSVALTMHLVDSVAHGWDLARTFDVPYEPDAEAVHVALLFAERMRARPRPDDDVFAPVVEVGPGAGELDRFLALTGRDPAWR
- a CDS encoding PLP-dependent aminotransferase family protein, whose amino-acid sequence is MDIQIELGPGRGRRDAIYRQIRDAILDGRLRAGDTLPPTRELAQRLAVSRTTVSAAYDRLIAEGFLESRAGSGTFVGAGARRDVRPTGGAPASLTPVAVWDDVPGPPHRFREQPEFDFRTGAPDVALFPFDTWRRLVSQQLRRSRRDVLTYGDPEGHPGLREAIARHIGVSRAVRVTPDDVLVTNGSQQAVDLAARVLIEPGARVAVEDPGYPPPRQLFTTLGARPVGVPVDEEGIVVDDIPADCRLVYVTPSHQYPLGVPMSMARRVALIEWARRHDAAILEDDYDTEFRYTGRPLEPLRNLDPSGRVLYIGSFSKVLLPGLRLGFLVAPPGLRPALGKAKYLTDWHSASVTQAALAEFMDSGEFARHLRRTRREYAARREVVCRVVERDFPWLRLIPSSAGLHVSAVSSKPVRPVVRAARQAGVRISTLGDFTTVPDALDGLVFGFGAIPRERIEPGLRAFAESDRALT